In one window of Henckelia pumila isolate YLH828 chromosome 1, ASM3356847v2, whole genome shotgun sequence DNA:
- the LOC140861187 gene encoding uncharacterized protein: MWFIVTDGPMKIMKVNTAVAINEGAPQMIEKHRSEWTSEDKRKANLDNVARDILYKTLDKNMFSNIKSCTIAKEIWEKLTQLCEGNDQTKENKLMVVIQKFDNIKMKLGETMNEFDERFSSIMIELNALGMFTATAK, from the coding sequence ATGTGGTTCATAGTAACAGATGGACCAATGAAGATTATGAAAGTTAACACTGCAGTTGCTATCAATGAAGGTGCTCCACAGATGATAGAAAAGCATCGATCTGAATGGACTTCTGAAGATAAGCGGAAAGCCAATCTGGACAATGTAGCCAGAGACATACTATACAAAActctggacaagaacatgtttaGCAATATCAAAAGCTGCACTATTGCCaaagaaatatgggaaaagCTCACCCAACtatgtgaaggaaatgatcaaacaaaggaaaacaaactcATGGTGGTCATTCAAAAGTTTGATAATATAAAGATGAAACTAGGagaaacaatgaatgaatttgatgaaagattcaGCAGCATTATGATCGAGCTAAATGCACTCGGAATGTTTACAGCAACCGCAAAGTAG